The Maridesulfovibrio zosterae DSM 11974 genome contains a region encoding:
- a CDS encoding ABC transporter permease — translation MISLYAFMGALEQGTAFGLMVLGVYLTFRVLDFPDLTVDGSLPLGAAVSAVAISSGYHPIAGIIMAAGAGFLAGAVTGILNTKFKILHLLASILTMISLYSINIRIMGRPNITLLGEDTLIDQFVNFSGLPPYLSTPILFALISATALIILIWFLKTSFGLAMLATGDNPKMITSLGVNRDMMIIFGVGLSNAMVAMSGALVAQNQGAADVNMGIGTIIAGLASVIIGETLFGKVNVTRAMFSALLGSIVYRIAIALALGVRIGDFAFTPSDLNLITAVLVVTALISPQIKTKLIGWRHHNA, via the coding sequence ATGATCAGCTTATACGCCTTTATGGGTGCTCTGGAACAAGGGACCGCATTTGGTCTCATGGTTCTGGGTGTTTACCTTACTTTCAGGGTACTGGATTTCCCGGACCTTACTGTTGACGGAAGTCTACCGCTTGGGGCTGCTGTCTCGGCTGTTGCTATAAGCAGTGGCTACCATCCCATTGCAGGGATAATTATGGCAGCCGGAGCAGGTTTTCTAGCTGGAGCCGTGACCGGTATTTTAAATACCAAATTTAAAATACTCCACCTGTTAGCCAGTATTTTAACCATGATATCTCTTTATTCAATAAATATAAGAATCATGGGCAGGCCAAATATCACACTTCTAGGTGAGGACACCTTAATAGATCAATTCGTTAATTTTAGTGGACTGCCACCATATTTATCTACACCTATACTTTTCGCTCTTATTTCAGCGACAGCACTAATAATATTAATTTGGTTCCTCAAAACATCATTTGGGCTGGCCATGTTGGCAACTGGTGACAATCCTAAGATGATAACCAGCCTCGGTGTTAACCGTGATATGATGATAATTTTTGGTGTAGGATTATCTAATGCAATGGTTGCCATGTCAGGAGCACTGGTTGCACAAAATCAGGGTGCAGCAGATGTAAACATGGGGATAGGTACAATTATTGCGGGTCTTGCTTCTGTCATTATAGGTGAAACTCTTTTCGGGAAAGTCAACGTGACAAGAGCAATGTTTTCAGCTCTGCTGGGGTCAATTGTTTACCGTATTGCCATTGCCCTTGCTTTGGGTGTCAGAATTGGTGATTTTGCTTTTACCCCCAGCGATTTAAATTTAATTACAGCAGTACTGGTAGTGACTGCGCTCATTTCTCCGCAGATCAAAACTAAACTGATAGGCTGGAGGCATCATAATGCTTAA
- a CDS encoding ABC transporter ATP-binding protein, with amino-acid sequence MLKVVNATKIFNPDSVNKVKALRNINLSVKPGEFITVIGSNGAGKSTFLNSIAGSFLLSSGKITINGTDVTSWPEYKRAAYLGRVFQDPLLGTCSTLSIEENMALALKRGKRRGLGFGVRNKDRNLFREQLATLGLELENRLSDKVGLLSGGQRQALTMLMATMAKPEILLLDEHTAALDPKTGRKILDITDTVVHREKLTTIMVTHNMNQAINMGDRLIMFHQGTIILDIYGKEKKGLKVEDLLERFYSLRGESVATDRMLFS; translated from the coding sequence ATGCTTAAAGTTGTAAACGCTACCAAGATATTCAATCCAGACAGTGTTAATAAAGTCAAGGCGCTGCGAAATATCAATCTTTCCGTTAAACCGGGAGAATTTATAACTGTCATAGGGTCAAACGGAGCCGGCAAGTCAACTTTTCTAAATTCCATAGCTGGAAGTTTTTTGCTTTCCAGCGGTAAAATCACAATCAACGGGACAGATGTTACAAGCTGGCCAGAGTATAAACGGGCAGCATACCTTGGACGTGTATTTCAAGATCCGCTACTGGGGACCTGTTCAACACTTAGTATTGAAGAGAATATGGCCTTGGCGCTTAAGCGAGGTAAACGGCGAGGCCTTGGTTTTGGAGTACGAAACAAAGACAGAAACCTCTTTAGGGAGCAGCTTGCGACACTCGGCCTTGAACTTGAAAACAGGCTATCTGACAAAGTTGGTCTACTGTCCGGTGGACAAAGACAAGCTTTAACCATGCTTATGGCTACTATGGCTAAACCAGAAATTTTATTACTGGACGAGCATACAGCAGCGCTTGACCCAAAGACAGGAAGAAAAATTCTTGATATAACCGACACCGTTGTTCACCGTGAAAAACTGACGACTATTATGGTTACCCATAATATGAATCAGGCCATCAATATGGGCGACAGGTTGATTATGTTTCATCAAGGCACGATAATTCTGGATATTTACGGAAAGGAAAAGAAGGGGCTGAAAGTAGAAGATCTGCTTGAAAGATTCTACTCTCTTCGTGGCGAGAGTGTGGCAACTGACAGAATGCTTTTTTCCTGA